A portion of the Oncorhynchus masou masou isolate Uvic2021 chromosome 11, UVic_Omas_1.1, whole genome shotgun sequence genome contains these proteins:
- the LOC135548363 gene encoding protocadherin gamma-A11-like isoform X5, with amino-acid sequence MSARNLVCAFDSHASLWLILVSFGCIVHGQVRYSIPEEMAKGSVVGNVAEDLGIDLKRLRSGRARIIAGDNSPYVELNTDKGTLAVSERIDRELLCKQTSPCSFSFELILENPIQLYEVTVEIMDVNDHAPTFPKDEIYIEISESALPGARFLLDSAFDPDVGENTIQSYTLKPTDHFILKQETRADGNKYIDMVLLSPVDRESHEELSLVLTAIDGCHPPKSGMMKINIHVLDVNDNTPVFSKKLYRASVPENAPKGSPVAKVSATDADKGINGEVTFAFRYSADSNNGLFRIDAQSGEIFVFGHLDFEKAKKYELNIEAKDHGGFTDSCAVVIDIIDVNDNIPVISLTSFTNPVSENSPPGTTIAVINVKDIDSGENGQVRCSISKDSPFVIRSSLRNYYTLLTDEELNREIVSEYNVTITATDEGSSPLSSNKTITLRVSDVNDNTPIFEKESYITNIVENNSPGVSLFTVRASDADCCQNARVSYIIEDSVVNGAPASSLVSINAETGVIYAVRSFDYEQLKAFKINIRAHDGGSPTLSGNASVHVLVLDQNDNPPQVLYPVQTSGATVAEMVPRSADVGYLVTKVVAVDVDSGQNAWLSYKLQKTTDRLLFEVGRQNGEIRTVRQVTEKDTLKQKLTIVVEDNGQPSRSATVNVNVAMANSFPEVLSEYPDFTHDKDSNDNLTFYVILALAVVSLLFICSIIAIMSVKIYRWKQKKLFYKTAANLPVIPYYPPVYQDGNLGTLQHVYNYEVCGTTDSRMSDVRFARPYSQNTLVDVSRMGTMKREERKQEDADVDGKQNPANNDWRLNQQGQRPGPSGTYRYSTSTQEIWTPYRKAR; translated from the coding sequence ATGTCTGCTAGGAATCTGGTATGCGCTTTTGACAGCCATGCGTCACTATGGCTTATCCTCGTTTCATTTGGATGTATAGTCCATGGACAAGTGAGATATTCTATTCCTGAGGAGATGGCGAAAGGCTCGGTCGTGGGTAATGTCGCAGAGGACTTGGGCATTGATCTGAAAAGGCTGAGGAGCGGCCGAGCTCGTATCATAGCCGGGGACAATAGTCCCTACGTGGAGCTGAACACAGACAAAGGAACACTGGCAGTGAGTGAGAGGATAGACCGAGAGCTCTTGTGTAAACAAACTTCTCCATGTAGTTTCAGCTTCGAGCTAATCTTAGAAAACCCTATTCAGCTTTATGAAGTTACCGTAGAAATCATGGATGTCAATGACCACGCTCCTACATTTCCCAAAGATGAAATATATATCGAGATTAGCGAGTCAGCCCTCCCGGGAGCGCGTTTCTTACTAGATAGCGCATTTGATCCAGATGTTGGAGAAAATACAATACAGAGCTACACTCTGAAACCCACTGATCATttcattctgaaacaggaaacTCGTGCAGACGGAAACAAATACATAGACATGGTGTTGCTGTCGCCTGTAGACAGGGAGAGCCATGAGGAATTGTCCCTCGTTTTAACCGCAATTGATGGTTGCCATCCACCGAAATCAGGCATGATGAAAATAAATATCCACGTTTTAGACGTAAACGATAACACTCCCGTATTTTCCAAAAAGCTGTATAGGGCGTCAGTTCCAGAAAATGCGCCTAAGGGAAGCCCTGTGGCTAAAGTAAGCGCAACTGATGCAGATAAAGGCATAAACGGAGAGGTGACGTTTGCTTTCAGGTACAGCGCAGATAGTAACAACGGGCTTTTCCGAATCGATGCACAGTCAGGTGAGATTTTCGTTTTTGGACATCTAGATTTTGAAAAAGCTAAAAAGTACGAGTTAAACATCGAAGCCAAAGATCATGGCGGCTTCACTGATTCTTGTGCCGTGGTTATTGACATAATTGATGTGAATGATAACATACCTGTCATATCTTTAACATCATTCACGAATCCTGTTTCTGAAAACTCTCCACCTGGCACAACAATCGCAGTGATTAATGTTAAAGACATAGATTCGGGAGAAAATGGACAGGTGCGTTGTAGCATATCAAAAGATTCCCCCTTTGTTATTAGGTCATCATTACGGAATTACTATACGTTATTGACAGATGAAGAATTAAACAGGGAAATAGTATCAGAATATAACGTTACTATAACTGCCACAGATGAAGGCTCGTCCCCTCTCTCTAGTAACAAGACTATTACCTTACGAGTGTCTGACGTCAACGATAACACACCAATATTTGAGAAGGAATCTTATATTACAAATATAGTGGAAAATAATTCACCAGGTGTATCATTATTTACCGTAAGAGCATCAGACGCTGATTGTTGCCAGAACGCACGCGTCTCCTACATCATTGAGGACTCTGTGGTTAACGGGGCACCAGCTTCCTCCTTAGTTTCAATTAATGCTGAAACTGGTGTTATATATGCGGTGAGATCATTCGATTACGAACAACTTAAAGCATTCAAAATCAACATTAGAGCGCATGATGGTGGTTCTCCTACTCTCAGTGGCAACGCAAGTGTGCATGTACTTGTCCTGGACCAGAATGACAACCCTCCTCAGgttctctacccagtacagactAGTGGCGCTACGGTGGCTGAAATGGTACCTCGTTCAGCAGATGTGGGCTATCTTGTCACTAAAGTGGTGGCTGTTGATGTGGACTCTGGACAGAACGCCTGGCTTTCATATAAACTGCAGAAAACGACAGACAGGTTGTTGTTTGAAGTGGGCCGACAGAATGGAGAAATAAGAACTGTACGTCAGGTTACTGAAAAAGATACTCTGAAACAAAAGCTCACAATTGTAGTTGAGGACAACGGACAGCCCTCTCGATCAGCTACAGTCAACGTGAATGTAGCGATGGCTAATAGCTTCCCCGAAGTACTCTCAGAATACCCTGACTTTACGCACGACAAGGATTCTAATGATAACCTGACGTTTTATGTAATTTTGGCACTTGCTGTGGTTTCACTGCTTTTCATTTGTTCGATTATTGCTATAATGTCCGTGAAAATCTACCGGTGGAAACAGAAAAAACTATTCTATAAAACTGCAGCAAATCTTCCCGTTATCCCATATTACCCGCCCGTTTACCAAGATGGAAACCTGGGAACCCTACAGCATGTATACAACTATGAGGTGTGTGGAACCACTGACTCTAGGATGAGTGATGTGAGGTTTGCGAGGCCTTATAGCCAGAACACACTGGTGGATGTGAGTCGAATGGGGACAATGAAGCGAGAAGAGAGAAAGCAGGAAGACGCTGATGTCGATGGAAAG
- the LOC135547827 gene encoding protocadherin beta-16-like: MYIVAVFSEMFEGKQNRTPQWQARLIIVCALLSHMVRCQVRYSIPEEMVRGSLIGDLSKHLGLDIRRLKSGRARIVSEEKDCVELNADKGILIVKQRIDREELCGHASPCSFNFEMVLENPMELFSITVEILDINDNSPAFANKEITLNISEVALPGAQFILGSAVDLDVGLNALQSYSLKPSTHFTLKEQTFADGGKYVEMVLQSPLDREEECEMSLTLTAADGGNPRRTGTVSIKVNVLDANDNAPIFSQAVYKASVLENSPKGTLVATVIATDADVGSNGQLEYYIDQLTQQNAMVFTLNPSSGEIRVSGLLDYEKTKQFQINVIAKDIGGLSKSCKVVIEVIDVNDNPPVIALTSFSNTIPEDSPQGTTVAIVNVKDLDSGQNGNVNCSIDHSLPFKIKSSLANYYTLLTNSVLDREVVSEYNVTVTAVDNGLPSLRHNKTLRIRISDVNDNVPVFDKSEYTARIFENNSPGVSIGLVHAKDEDWGQNAGVSYFLEESQVGGNSIASLISINSVTGLIYAVRSFDYEQIKAFEFQVKAQDGGSPSLNSNVTIKLIIQDQNDNTPQVLYPVPTSSLVAEMVPRSADVGYLVTKVVAVDMDSGQNAWLSYKLQKATDRPLFEVGLQNGEIRTVRQVNDKDVVKQKLTVVVADNGEPSRSATVNMNVAVANSFPEVISEFTDFTHDTDYSDNLTFYLVLALAVVSFLFISCVLVIISVKIYRWRQSRNFHSNLPVIPYYPPRYSDAGGTGTLQQVYNYEVCMTTDTRKSDCKFARPFSQNVLIMGPSSTMTRGHATLQPSQNEKSFLDDPDSPEQVRR, translated from the coding sequence ATGTATATTGTTGCTGTTTTTTCCGAAATGTTTGAGGGAAAGCAAAATCGAACACCACAATGGCAAGCACGATTGATTATTGTGTGTGCCCTCTTGTCGCATATGGTTCGATGCCAGGTGCGATATTCGATTCCAGAGGAAATGGTACGAGGGTCTTTGATTGGGGATCTCTCAAAGCATTTGGGACTAGATATCCGAAGACTAAAATCTGGCCGGGCCCGCATTGTTAGTGAGGAAAAGGATTGTGTAGAGCTGAACGCAGACAAAGGGATTCTGATCGTCAAACAGCGCATAGACAGAGAGGAGCTGTGTGGACACGCATCGCCCTGTAGCTTCAACTTCGAAATGGTTCTAGAAAATCCAATGGAATTATTTAGTATAACTGTGGAAATACTCGATATCAACGATAATTCACCTGCCTTTGCGAATAAGGAAATTACTCTGAATATCAGTGAAGTAGCGTTGCCTGGAGCTCAATTTATTTTAGGCAGTGCCGTGGATCTTGATGTCGGTTTAAATGCCCTCCAAAGCTACAGTCTTAAACCTTCGACTCATTTTACTTTGAAAGAACAAACGTTTGCTGATGGTGGTAAATATGTGGAGATGGTTTTGCAAAGTCCtttagatagagaggaggaatgtgaaatgtctctAACATTGACAGCTGCCGACGGAGGAAATCCGCGGAGAACAGGGACTGTGAGCATAAAAGTGAATGTTTTGGATGCCAATGATAATGCTCCGATTTTTAGTCAAGCAGTATACAAAGCCTCTGTTTTGGAGAACTCCCCTAAAGGGACTTTAGTTGCAACAGTGATTGCGACCGACGCAGATGTGGGCAGTAATGGTCAGTTAGAATATTACATTGACCAGCTTACACAACAAAATGCTATGGTGTTCACACTAAATCCAAGCAGTGGAGAAATACGAGTATCAGGTTTACTCGACTATGAGAAAACTAAGCAGTTTCAAATTAATGTAATTGCCAAGGACATAGGTGGCCTCTCAAAATCTTGCAAAGTAGTAATTGAAGTGATAGATGTGAATGACAACCCCCCCGTTATAGCATTGACATCTTTTTCCAATACCATCCCCGAGGACTCTCCCCAGGGGACAACTGTCGCCATTGTTAACGTGAAAGACTTGGACTCTGGACAAAATGGTAATGTTAATTGTTCCATCGACCATTCTCTTCCCTTTAAGATAAAATCTTCATTAGCGAACTATTACACTTTACTAACAAACAGTGTTTTAGACCGTGAGGTTGTGTCTGAGTATAACGTCACAGTGACAGCGGTGGACAATGGTCTTCCCTCATTACGTCACAATAAGACCCTTCGCATAAGAATCTCTGATGTGAACGACAATGTGCCAGTGTTCGATAAAAGCGAGTACACAGCTCGGATATTTGAAAACAACTCCCCAGGTGTGTCAATTGGTTTGGTCCACGCCAAAGATGAAGACTGGGGCCAGAATGCCGGAGTCTCCTATTTCTTGGAGGAATCGCAAGTGGGAGGAAATTCTATTGCATCTTTAATATCGATTAATTCTGTAACAGGATTGATTTATGCAGTGAGATCCTTTGATTACGAACAAATCAAAGCTTTTGAATTCCAGGTTAAAGCGCAAGATGGAGGCTCCCCTTCACTTAACAGTAACGTGACTATAAAGTTAATAATTCAAGATCAGAATGACAACACTCCTCAGGTTCTCTACCCAGTACCGACGAGCTCTCTGGTTGCTGAAATGGTGCCTCGTTCAGCAGATGTGGGCTATCTTGTCACTAAAGTGGTGGCTGTTGATATGGACTCTGGACAGAATGCATGGCTCTCATATAAACTGCAGAAAGCGACAGACAGGCCGCTGTTTGAAGTAGGTCTACAGAATGGAGAAATAAGAACTGTACGCCAGGTCAACGATAAAGATGTTGTGAAACAAAAGCTCACTGTTGTAGTGGCGGACAACGGGGAGCCCTCTCGATCAGCTACAGTCAATATGAACGTGGCAGTGGCGAACAGCTTCCCCGAAGTGATCTCAGAATTCACTGACTTTACGCATGACACGGATTACAGTGACAACCTGACATTTTATCTAGTTTTGGCCTTGGCTGTGGTCTCTTTCCTCTTCATCTCGTGTGTATTAGTTATAATATCAGTTAAGATCTACAGGTGGAGACAATCACGTAACTTCCATTCCAATCTCCCAGTGATTCCATATTATCCACCCCGTTACTCAGACGCCGGAGGGACAGGGACTCTGCAGCAGGTGTACAACTATGAGGTGTGCATGACTACTGACACAAGGAAGAGTGACTGTAAATTCGCCAGACCTTTTAGTCAGAACGTTTTAATAATGGGCCCGAGCTCTACTATGACCAGAGGCCATGCGACCTTGCAACCTTCTCAGAATGAGAAAAGCTTTCTGGATGACCCGGATTCTCCTGAGCAGGTGAGACGCTGA